Within the Candidatus Coatesbacteria bacterium genome, the region GAGGCGGACCGTTATCATCGTTAGTAACGGTCGCCGAGATGCAAAAACCGTGCCGGTTCCGGCGGCCGCGGCGGGCGAAGCTTGAAGACCGGCGGTCCCCCGGCGGCTGCTAATCCAGCGGGGGGATGTTGGTCAGCGTCCCGTCGGGCGAAACGTAGACTGGGTTGCTCGGCGCCTCGGCGCTCTCGTCGAGTTTGACGGTCTCGCCGACGCCGCCGTAGTCGGCGTAGTGGCCGAGGACGAGTTCGACGTAGCGCCGTGTTTCGTCGTAGGGCGGCACGCCGCCGTAGTGCTCGACGGCCCGCGGTCCGGCGTTGTAGGCGGCCAGGGCGAGGCGCAGCCGGCCGTCGAAGCGTCGCAGCATCTCGAGCAGGTAGCGGCAGCCGCCGTCGAGGTTGGCGGCGGGGTCGAAGGAATCGACCACCCCCAGCTCTTGCGCCGTGGCGGGCATCAACTGCATCAGGCCCCGGGCCCCGGCCCGGGAAACGGCCCGGGGGTAGAAGGCGCTCTCGACGCGGACGACGGCCTTGATCAGGGCGACCTCGAGGCCGTAGCGCGCGGCGGTTTCAGCGATCAGGGGGGCGTAGCGGGCCTCGTTGGCCTCGCGCTGGGCGAGCACCTCGGCGGGGGGTCGGTAGAGGCGGGGGTGGGCGGGCAGGTTGGTGATCACGCCGTCGCGGACGACGACCTCGTCGGCGCCGGCGATAGTCGCCACCAGCAGTAACGTCAGCGTCAGCCGCCGCAGCATCACTCGACCCCCAGGATAACCTCGAGGTCGTAGGCCGTCGGGGTGACCTTGCCGGGCAGTTCGAGGACGCGCTTGAGTTCCTCAGCGGCGTCGATGGAGCCGGGTGCGTAGGCCAGGGTGGTCTTGTCGAGTTCGAAGTGTTCGTAGTTGCGCGGCGGCAGGACCTCGACGCCCAGTCGCCGCAACAACTCGGCGGTCTGCCCGGCCACACCGGCGACACCGCAGCCGTTGAGCACCTCGGCACGCAGTCCGGCCAGGGAACCCTCACCGGGGAGCTCGGCGGGGACGTTGGCCAGCAGTCCGGCGATGTCCGATCCCAACACGATTACGAGATCGACGCGCCGGGGTGGACCGTAACCCAGGCGGTCGGCCAGGGCCGCCGCCGTGGAGGAAATCAACTGCGCATCGCCGTGGTAATAGACGGCGGGGGCCAGGCGCATGTCGAGGGCCATGTTCTTGACGTCGACGGCCAGTTCCTCAGCTGGTCGTTCACTGAGTTGGGCGAGTTCGAAGCGGGCGTTGCGCTCGGCGCGTTCGCCGCCGCCTGCGCGCCAAAGGACGAAGCGCAGCTCGGCGGGATCCGTCGGACCCGCGGGCTCGATCTCCCCATTTTCTTCTTCGCCGCTATCTTCGCCGTCGGGGGGCGCGGTTTGGCCGTTATCGATCACGGCATCGCTGTCGGAGATGCTCTCGCCGTCGTCCTTTTCCCAGGGGCGCCAGAGGAACAGGGCGCCGACGAGGACCACGGCGACGACGATACTGGTGACGATGATCCGCCGCCGGCGTTTCTTCCGTCGTGCCCGCATCAATTCGACCCGTCCCTGCATCGAGCGACCTCCGGTTGAACTACACTGCGATTGTACCCCGGCGGGGCCCGGCTGGCAAGGCCCGTCGCCGCTCAATCCCCGGTGGAACTGCAAACAGGGGCGGGGCGGATCAATGTCCGCCCCGTTCAACGACCGAACCGGCGCCCGTCGGCTCAGCGCACGGCGCCGATGACGGCGGGACCGATAACGCTGGTCGTGCGGGTCTCTTCGTCGCCGTTTTCATCGTAGAGGGCGACGAGATCGGCGGTCTCGACGGCGACCCAAACCCGATCGGGCACGGCCCCCAGCAGGGGCTCGCCGGGCAGGTCGCTGACCGTCGTCAGCCGGGCCCCGGCGTCGTCGTAAAGGTGCAGGTCGCCGGTTGCGTCGTCATAGACCCAACAGCCGCCGTCAGTGGCCGAGATGACCGTCGGGCGTTCCAGCCCGGCGATCTCGACGGTCACCGAGGCATCGGCCAGATCGTAGCGTCTGAGCACGGCGCCGTCGCTGAGCCAGAAGCTGGCGGAGTCGGGCTCGGCGTCCAGGTGATAGCGTCCCTCGTCGGCCAGCTCGTGGATCCAGAGCAGCTCGCCCTGGGCCGAATCGTAGCAGTAGAGGACCTCACGTCCCTCGATGATCAGGCGCCGGGCGTTCTCCCGCCCGGCCAGGCCGAGCTGGTGGGGGAAGTAGTCCAGCTCGAGGGTCCAGAGGCCGTTGCCGTTCTCGTCCAGGGCCGAGAGGGCCTCTGCACCGGAGTCGATGACGTAGAGGTTCTGACTGTCCGGGTCGACGACCATGTCGGCGGGCTGATCGAAGCCGCTGACCAGGCGCTCGAGGATGCCGTCGGTATCGTACTTGACCAGGCGGCGGGCCGCGACGTCGGCCAGCCAGATCTCGCCGTTGACCGGATCGGCGGCCAGGGCGACGGCCCGGCCGGGATCCTCGACGATCACGGTCAGTTCACCGTCGGCGTCCAGGGCCGTCAGGCGGTCGCTGTCCCGGGAGTAGACCCAGCAGTTGCCGGGATTGACGATCAGGCTCTCGCTGGTCTCGCAGCCCGTGAAGATCAGAACTACTAGTAGAACGGCGCTCAGGCCGATGACGGCGGTGGTTCGGTTGGTCGGTTGGGCTGGGGTCATCAGTCGCTCTCTCCGGACTCGATACGCTCGAAGAGCTCGTTATCCTCGACCTCTTCTTCGGTGTCGGTGTCGGTTTCGTCGTCGGCCTCGTCGGCGGGGACCTCCAGCGCGGGATCGCTTTCTGAGACGACTACCTCGTCGCTGTCGTCGTCTTCGCCGAAGATGGCGATCGCCGCCAGGCCGAGGGCGATGACCCCGGCCAGCGCGATGGTCAGGGTGAAGCTGTTCTCGTTTTCGCTGCCGGAGTCGTCGCCGTCGTCGCCGTCGGGATCGGCGGCCAGGGCGGGAATACCGGCCAACAGCAGACAGAGAAGAATGCACAGGGTACGCATGATCTTACCTCCCTCAACCGGCGGCGGTCTTCTGCTCCGGCGTTGAGCTCGAGGGTACTGCTCGAGGGTACTGGATGGAGACAGTCGTTCGGGACTCGCGGACGGGAAGGAGCGTGGTCCTTCGCATCGCTCGGGTTTTTCGGCGGCCGCGTTTCAGCGCGCGGGGGGGATGCAAAACCCGCCCTGTTCAGCTTCGGTCAGCGGCGGTTTCGGCGGTCTGCGCCGCTTCTTCGGTTTCGGGGAGCGCCGGTTCCTCGAAGGCGCCGTCGGACCACAGGCGGCCGTACTCCAGCTCGGCTCCGCATTCGGAACCGGCGGCGATGTCGATGACCCCGGAGGCGTGGATCCGGCCCTCGACGCCGCCGGCGACGTAGGCGTCCTCGCAATAGATCCGGCCCTTGAGCCGACCGCCCTCGGCGACCCAGACCAGCCCGGAGACGGCGATCACACCGTTGAACGAGCCGGCGATGTAGACGTTGGCGTCACCGGTCAGCTTGCCGCCCAGGGCGTCGTTGGGGGCGACGAAGAAGCTGATCGGCGGATCGTTGCGAACCACCCGGGGTTCGGATGTGCGCGGAGTCTCCTCGGCCTTCTTCTTGCCGAACAACCTGGAGAAAAAACCCATCTCACCGTCCGTCGTTAGTGACTCAGGATGCCGACGAGGTCGAACTCCTGACGGTTAAAGGCATGCTCATAGGCCAGCACATCGGCCAGCGGCGTGACGGTCAACTCGGCGGCGACCAGGCCGACCATCACATCGTCGGTCCCGGCGGCCAACTGTTCAACGGCCACCGCACCCAAGCGGGAGGCCAGGTTGCGGTCGTAGGAGGTCGGAGCGCCGCCGCGCTGCAGGTGTCCCAGGACCGTGGCCCGGCACTCCAGCCCGGTCAGCCGGGCCAGACGCTCGGCCAGGGCCGGGGCCTCGCCGGCGCCCTCGGCCAGGATGACCACGGCGGACTTCTTGCGGGCCATTTTTAAGTTACGGATCAGCTTGGCCGCCAGTTCCTCCAGATCACCCAGCCCGCCGGCCTCGGGCACCAGGGCGGCCTCGGCGCCGCCGGCCAGGGCCACCTCGACGGCCAGGGCACCGCAATCCCGGCCCATCACCTCGACCACGAAGATCCGGTGGTGGCTGTCAGCGGTTTGGCGCAGCTTGTCGACGGCGTCCAGGGCCGTGTTGACCGCGGTGTCGAAACCGATGGAGTTGTCCGTGCCGGCGAGGTCGTTGTCGATCGAGGCCGGCAGGCCGATCAGCTGCAAGCCGCTTTCCGCGGAGAGGTCGTGGGCCCCGGCGAGGGAGCCGTTGCCGCCGATAACGACGAGGCCGCCGATCGCGTGATCGGCCAGCACCTCGAGAGCCCGGCGGCGTCCGGCGGCTTCACGGAACTCGGGACAGCGCGAGGTGCCCAGGAAGGTTCCGCCGCGGTCGATGATCCCGCCGACATCACGGCTGACCAGGGGGCGCAGCTCACCGGCGATCAACCCCCGGTAGCCCTCCGCGACGCCCCAGACCTCCCAGCCCCGGTAGAGGGCGCAGCGGGTCACCGAGCGCACCGCGGCGTTCATCCCCGGCGCGTCGCCTCCCGAGGTCAGTACGGCGATCTTCATCGTCTACAATCCTTCAACGCTGCAATCCATCCCGCTGTTGCATCCGTGTCGGTCCCGGCTTTCATCCGGCCAAAGCGTAGCATAGCCCCGTGCCGTGGTCAACGCGCACCTGCGTTGACAGTCCGGCGGGGGCTCCGTATACTCCATAACCGTCCTACTACCGCGACGGGAGCCCCGTGGAGAGCTACGACCGCCTGCTGGAAACCCTGGAAACCCTGCTGGCCCCGGGCGGCTGCGCCTGGGACCGGGAGCAGAGCGTCGAGACCACGGCCCGGTATCTGATCGAGGAGGCCTACGAGTTCTATCAGGCCGTCGGCGAGGCGGACCCGGCCGGGATGGTCGAGGAGTTGGGCGACGTGCTCTACCTGGCCAGCTTCATCGGCCTGCTGGCGGCCCGCGACGACCGGTTCGACCTCGAAGACGCTCTGGATTCGGCGACGCGCAAGATGCGCCGTCGTCATCCCCACGTCTTCGCCGACGACGGCCCCCGGCTCGAGGACGCCGAGGCGGTGATCCGCAACTGGGAGCGCATCAAGCACGGCGAGGCCGAGCGCGAACGGCGAAGCGTCGTCGACAAGCCCCTCAGCCACGCCCTGGACAAGGTGCCGCCCCAAACCCCGCCGTTGCTGCGCGCCGTCCGTCTGGCCGAGAAGGCGGCGCACTTCCACTTCGACTGGCCCGACATCGGCGGAGTGCTGGAAAAGATCGACGAGGAGGTCGCCGAGCTGCGCGCCGCCGTGGCCGCGGGCGACGACGACTGTATCGCCGACGAGCTGGGTGACGCCCTGTTCACCCTGGCCAACCTGGGCCGCTTCCTCAAGCTCGATCCCGGGCTGGCCCTGAGCCGGACCCTGGAGAAATTCCGCCGCCGCCTGGACCAACTGGAGGGGGAATTGGCCGCCGCGGGTCGGCGGGTCGCCGACTGCGACATGCACGAACTCGAGCAACGCTGGCAGCGGGCCAAAGAAGACGATGGACGAGACTGAACAGCCCCGCCGTCGCCGCCTGATCCTGCTGGCCGTCTGCCTGGCGGCCGTGGGAGTCTGGCTCCTCGTCGGCGGCAACCTCTCCGACGGCGCCCGGCTGCAACTCCACTACGCCGATCGGTTGGCCGCCGGCGAGCCCTGGCGGCTCAACCCCGAGGACCCCTCCACGGACGCCGCCGCCAACCCCCTCCTCGTCGCCCTGCTGGCCCTGGGACGCCTGGTGGGCGGGCCCGTCGGGGCCGTCGTTTGGGCCCATCTGCTGGGCTTCATCGTCCTGGCGGGTTTCGCCCTGACCCTGGAGCGCCTGGCCCGGCAGCTCGGCGGACACGGCTGGACGGCGCTGTTGGCCGCCGCCGCCGGGGTGCTCAACGCCCCCGCCCTTCACGGCTGTCTGGCGCTGGAACCCACCGCCCCGACGGCCCTGCTGCTGGCCGTGGTCGTCGTCGGGGTTCTCGACCGCCGACCCGCGGTGATCGTCCCGGCCACCGCCGCCCTGGTTTTCAGCGACTACGCCGGGATGTACGCCGCCCTGGCCGTCTGCCTGTCCGTGCCCGCCGTGGCCGTGCTCAAGGGCGAAAAGCAGAACCGGCGCAACCTGTGGTTGCTGCTGCCCTTCGCTCTGGCGGTGCTGCGCAGCCTGCTGCTGCGTCGGCTCTGGGAGGTCGACCCCCTGACCGACGTCGTCGTCCCCCTGTCCTCGGCCCCGCGGTTGGAGCTGACCGAGCGCCTCCTCGTCGTCGGTCGTCTGCCCCTGAAGGTCTTGGGCGCCCTGGGCGGCGGTCTGATCGGCCTGAGCCTGGCCGCCCTGGTGACCGCCGCGGCGGTGCCCCGGGCCCGCTGGCGGTTGTCCAGCGCCGTCATCGCCATCGCCCTGGCCGTGGGCGGCCTGATAATCCGCGGCGCCCGGCTGATCCTGCTTTGGCTGAGCCCCCTGGTCGTCGTCGCCGTCGTCGTCTGGCTCGCCGGTCGCTTCGACGGTCGCCGGCGACTGGCCGCGGCCGGTGCCACCCTGGTGCTGCTGACCGTCCCCGGCCTGCTCGCCGGAAAACCGGGAGGCCTGCCGACGGCCACCCGGGAGTTCGGCGACGAGGTATCCCGGCTGCTGCCGCCGGGAACCAACTTGGCCACCCCGACGCCCGGCCTGTACCTGCAGAACGGTGGCCTGCGCGTGGCCGATCTGAGCGGGGGGTTGCCGCCGGTGATCACCGAGCAACGCCGCGAGTTGGCCCCGGCCCTGGAGCGCTGGGCCGAAGATCCGCGCTACCGCCGCCCGCGCTACGCCGTCAGCGAACCGGCCAACCACGACGAACTGGCGCGCTGTCCGTTGATGAGCATGGTCCAACGCTTCGACGAGACCCGCGCCCTCTGGCGCATCGACTGGATACCCCTGGAGCGGCGCTTCGGTCTGTGGGAGCCCGCGGTCATCGAGGCCGTCGCCGGCCGACGGCTGCTGGACTTCATCGATCTGGGCGGCGACGCTCCGGTACTCGAAGGCCTGGCCGTCAACGCCCTCGGTGGGGCCGAACGCACCTGGGAGCTTGTGCTGCACTCCCAGACCATCGGCGGTCGGGAAGCCCCGGTGGCCGACACCTGCCTGGTCTACCGGGGCGCCGACGCCCTGCGCGTCGATATGCTGCTCCCCTCCGATACCGGCCTGGTCTGCGCCCGGGTCGCGGTCAGCGACGCCGACGTCGAGGTCTACAGCGAATCGGGCACTCAGTCCAGCTTTCACGAGTTGGCCGCGGATCGCTGGAACGAGGTCGTCGTCGAACTGCCCCCCGGCTCGCGTTACCTCAGTCTGATCTTCAACGGCCTGGGACCGCAGACCCGCCTGGCTCTGGGTTCCCTCTGGCTCTTCGATTGACCGGAGCGATGGGAAACGACCTCCAGCTCGAACTGGCCGACGAAACGGCCACCCTGGCCCTGGGCCGCAGGCTCGGGCGCCGCTGTCGGGGCGGGGAGCGCCTGCTGCTCCACGGTCCCCTCGGCGCGGGCAAGACCACCCTGGTGCGCGGCCTGGGCCGCGGGCTGGGGATCGAACACGGGGTGCGCAGCCCGACCTTCCAGCTCCTGCGCGAGTACCGCGGCCGCCTGGTTCTCTACCACGCTGATCTCTACCGCCTCGGCGGCACGGCGGCGGAGTTCACCGAGCTCGGCCTCTGGGAGCTGCCCGGCCCCCGAGGCGTGCTGGCCGTCGAGTGGGCCGAGCGCGGCGCCTTCCCCGGTGCTCACCTGACCGTGCGGTTGTCCTTCGCCGGAGCTGGACGCCGCATCATGCTGCGCGACGTCGGCGGCGCCCACGGCCACCTGCTGGAGTTGGACACCTCGGCGAACCTGACCTCGACGAACCCGACGGAAGGATAAGATGCGACTGCTGGCCCTGGCCTCGGC harbors:
- a CDS encoding transglycosylase SLT domain-containing protein, which translates into the protein MLRRLTLTLLLVATIAGADEVVVRDGVITNLPAHPRLYRPPAEVLAQREANEARYAPLIAETAARYGLEVALIKAVVRVESAFYPRAVSRAGARGLMQLMPATAQELGVVDSFDPAANLDGGCRYLLEMLRRFDGRLRLALAAYNAGPRAVEHYGGVPPYDETRRYVELVLGHYADYGGVGETVKLDESAEAPSNPVYVSPDGTLTNIPPLD
- the pfkA gene encoding 6-phosphofructokinase, whose translation is MKIAVLTSGGDAPGMNAAVRSVTRCALYRGWEVWGVAEGYRGLIAGELRPLVSRDVGGIIDRGGTFLGTSRCPEFREAAGRRRALEVLADHAIGGLVVIGGNGSLAGAHDLSAESGLQLIGLPASIDNDLAGTDNSIGFDTAVNTALDAVDKLRQTADSHHRIFVVEVMGRDCGALAVEVALAGGAEAALVPEAGGLGDLEELAAKLIRNLKMARKKSAVVILAEGAGEAPALAERLARLTGLECRATVLGHLQRGGAPTSYDRNLASRLGAVAVEQLAAGTDDVMVGLVAAELTVTPLADVLAYEHAFNRQEFDLVGILSH
- the mazG gene encoding nucleoside triphosphate pyrophosphohydrolase, producing MESYDRLLETLETLLAPGGCAWDREQSVETTARYLIEEAYEFYQAVGEADPAGMVEELGDVLYLASFIGLLAARDDRFDLEDALDSATRKMRRRHPHVFADDGPRLEDAEAVIRNWERIKHGEAERERRSVVDKPLSHALDKVPPQTPPLLRAVRLAEKAAHFHFDWPDIGGVLEKIDEEVAELRAAVAAGDDDCIADELGDALFTLANLGRFLKLDPGLALSRTLEKFRRRLDQLEGELAAAGRRVADCDMHELEQRWQRAKEDDGRD
- the tsaE gene encoding tRNA (adenosine(37)-N6)-threonylcarbamoyltransferase complex ATPase subunit type 1 TsaE — protein: MGNDLQLELADETATLALGRRLGRRCRGGERLLLHGPLGAGKTTLVRGLGRGLGIEHGVRSPTFQLLREYRGRLVLYHADLYRLGGTAAEFTELGLWELPGPRGVLAVEWAERGAFPGAHLTVRLSFAGAGRRIMLRDVGGAHGHLLELDTSANLTSTNPTEG